In Candidatus Nitrosocosmicus arcticus, the following proteins share a genomic window:
- a CDS encoding NUDIX domain-containing protein, with protein sequence MNEGKQQHKNPIPTVDTIIEKDSQVLLIERKKDPFKEELVFPGGFINEGERVEDAAVREVKEETSLDIELDHILGVYSDPTRDPRGHMMSTVFIGKISDKSDKKEPMAGDDAAAIKWVDLETVEDESFGFDHKKILMDYKEWKQSKQTSWSSKNEKKE encoded by the coding sequence GTGAATGAAGGAAAGCAACAACACAAGAATCCAATCCCTACTGTAGATACCATAATTGAGAAGGATTCTCAAGTCCTGTTAATTGAACGAAAAAAGGATCCATTTAAGGAAGAGTTGGTATTTCCAGGTGGTTTCATAAATGAAGGCGAGAGGGTCGAAGATGCGGCAGTACGTGAAGTAAAAGAAGAGACATCTTTAGATATAGAACTTGACCATATTTTAGGAGTATATTCCGATCCTACTAGAGACCCAAGAGGCCACATGATGTCTACAGTATTTATTGGAAAAATATCGGATAAGAGCGATAAAAAAGAGCCTATGGCAGGAGATGACGCAGCTGCAATAAAATGGGTAGATCTTGAAACTGTAGAAGATGAAAGTTTTGGGTTTGACCATAAGAAAATTTTAATGGATTACAAGGAATGGAAACAATCTAAACAAACCTCTTGGTCATCAAAAAACGAGAAGAAAGAATAA
- a CDS encoding DNA polymerase domain-containing protein: MNGWLFDIYHIKDRIILWIKERNGSVKRLEYSWSPSIYVASDLKSELIDLVGDSKISSSIKEYRFEYKFEYPSSVTFDHRKRNESLRLTLSDSLQILNLARRIEKLSTRFGHYRLYNVDISPEQSFLYEKDLYPLGLYDIEEVRSADSARTKIYQVVNDKNDDIDSFDYIIPNFKFLSFELISERKSIGNDFRDRILKIKIISFEKDNLIKEEFSISEEDERETILEFSYEINRIDPDIILTKGGDQILFPYLLHRAKANKVENQLLVNLNRESNLEYLIKKNKLFPHKSIRSNDSSSTSYISYGKVYFKPRPFFLYGRIHIDINNSFIYKDNGLDGLAELSRVCRIPLQLASRSTIGKCLSSLYFYNAYKKDVLIPWKPITSEIFKSFSDLLKADRGGFVFESKPGAYDKVAEFDFVSLYPNIMLKKNVSSDTINCECCKSETDNKVPELEHLYHLCKKMIGIVPLSLKTVLDRRLEYKKRKNLCISKNDEYLKNCYDNRQTALKWILVTSFGYLGFSNSKFGRIDAHITVCAFARDILVKTSKIAEKHGFDVIHGIVDSIWISEVDNAEHSLFAAGTAHRYVNLKKDIEKQTGFSISFEGVYKWIVFDSSKINPGLPALNRYFGVFEDGAIKMRGIETRRHDTPQLFVNFQEELMKIMSAYNNIHEITKSLPILEGVYKKYINLICSKKISYTDLIFTKRISKESSEYADRKTIENCVLKRLTSNGKSLNAGEEIKYIITNFYNENFLERAIPIELVDEHNIRYDTKRYLELLKETYDSVTKVFYTQIPQFD; this comes from the coding sequence ATGAATGGTTGGCTATTTGATATCTATCATATAAAAGATAGAATAATTTTATGGATAAAAGAAAGAAATGGTAGTGTAAAAAGACTAGAGTATTCATGGTCTCCTTCAATATATGTAGCGTCAGACCTAAAATCCGAATTAATAGACTTGGTAGGGGATAGTAAAATTTCTTCCTCAATTAAGGAATACCGATTTGAATACAAGTTTGAGTATCCTTCTTCCGTTACTTTTGATCATCGTAAAAGGAATGAATCTCTGAGATTAACTTTGTCTGATTCACTGCAGATATTAAATTTAGCAAGACGAATTGAAAAACTCTCTACTAGATTTGGACACTATCGACTATACAATGTAGATATATCACCTGAACAGTCTTTCTTATACGAGAAGGATCTCTATCCACTTGGATTATACGACATAGAAGAAGTAAGATCCGCGGATTCAGCGCGAACTAAAATATATCAAGTAGTTAACGATAAGAACGACGATATTGACTCATTTGATTACATTATTCCAAATTTTAAATTTCTATCATTTGAATTAATTTCGGAGAGAAAATCAATAGGAAATGATTTCAGGGATAGGATTCTAAAGATAAAGATTATCTCTTTTGAAAAAGATAACCTAATCAAGGAAGAATTTTCGATATCTGAAGAAGATGAACGTGAAACAATATTAGAATTCTCTTATGAAATTAACAGAATAGATCCTGATATTATTTTAACCAAAGGTGGAGACCAAATTTTGTTTCCATATTTACTTCACAGAGCCAAGGCCAACAAGGTTGAAAATCAATTATTGGTAAATTTGAATCGCGAATCGAATCTAGAATATTTAATAAAGAAAAACAAGTTGTTTCCACATAAAAGTATTAGATCTAATGATTCGTCCTCAACATCATACATCTCTTACGGAAAAGTGTATTTCAAACCACGGCCGTTTTTTTTATACGGCCGAATTCACATAGACATTAACAATTCATTTATTTACAAGGACAATGGATTGGATGGATTAGCAGAATTATCCAGAGTTTGCAGAATTCCATTGCAACTAGCATCAAGATCTACTATAGGGAAATGTCTAAGTAGTTTGTATTTTTATAATGCTTATAAAAAGGATGTATTGATACCTTGGAAACCCATAACGTCGGAAATCTTCAAGTCATTTTCTGATTTATTAAAGGCAGATAGAGGGGGATTTGTTTTTGAGTCAAAACCTGGAGCATATGACAAAGTAGCAGAGTTTGATTTTGTATCTCTTTATCCAAATATCATGCTAAAGAAAAATGTTTCTTCGGACACAATTAATTGTGAATGCTGTAAATCAGAAACGGATAACAAAGTTCCAGAACTTGAACATCTTTATCACTTGTGCAAAAAAATGATAGGAATAGTGCCTTTGTCTCTTAAAACGGTTCTAGATAGGCGGTTAGAATACAAAAAAAGAAAAAACCTGTGTATATCTAAGAATGATGAGTATTTAAAAAATTGTTACGACAACAGACAAACTGCATTAAAATGGATCCTAGTTACTTCCTTTGGATATCTGGGATTTAGCAACTCAAAGTTTGGTAGGATAGATGCCCACATCACTGTATGCGCATTTGCTAGAGATATACTAGTGAAAACGTCTAAAATAGCAGAGAAACACGGATTTGATGTAATTCATGGTATTGTGGACTCTATCTGGATAAGCGAAGTCGATAATGCAGAACATTCATTATTTGCAGCCGGTACTGCACATCGATATGTTAATTTAAAAAAAGACATAGAGAAACAAACAGGTTTTTCCATATCTTTTGAAGGAGTATACAAATGGATCGTTTTCGATTCATCTAAGATCAATCCTGGCTTACCAGCGCTAAATAGATACTTTGGCGTTTTTGAAGATGGGGCCATAAAGATGAGGGGAATTGAAACAAGAAGACATGATACTCCTCAACTCTTTGTCAATTTTCAAGAGGAGTTAATGAAGATAATGTCTGCCTATAACAACATTCATGAAATCACGAAAAGCTTACCAATTTTAGAGGGTGTATATAAAAAATATATAAATTTAATATGCTCTAAAAAAATTTCATACACCGATCTGATATTTACCAAAAGGATATCAAAAGAAAGTAGTGAATATGCGGATAGAAAGACAATTGAAAACTGCGTTTTAAAACGACTAACTAGCAATGGGAAATCCTTGAATGCGGGCGAAGAAATTAAATACATAATTACAAATTTTTATAATGAGAATTTCTTGGAAAGGGCAATACCAATTGAGCTAGTTGATGAACACAATATTCGATACGATACGAAAAGATATTTAGAATTATTGAAAGAAACTTATGACTCCGTAACTAAAGTTTTCTATACTCAAATTCCTCAATTTGATTAA
- a CDS encoding GYD domain-containing protein — MSHYVLLINWTEQGINKIKESSDRYNSFKSSLENAGGKLVGGYYTLGDYDVVLIVEAPTDEVIMSLMLKVGSYGNVRTRTLKAFTAEEGMKIIKDLP; from the coding sequence ATGTCACATTATGTATTACTTATTAATTGGACTGAGCAAGGGATTAACAAGATCAAAGAATCGTCAGATCGTTACAACTCTTTTAAATCATCATTAGAAAATGCAGGTGGAAAACTGGTTGGAGGTTACTATACTCTCGGAGATTACGATGTAGTATTAATTGTGGAAGCTCCAACTGATGAGGTAATAATGTCTCTAATGCTCAAAGTTGGTTCTTATGGAAATGTGAGAACTAGAACCTTGAAAGCATTTACAGCCGAGGAAGGGATGAAGATTATAAAGGATCTGCCATAA